The proteins below come from a single Elgaria multicarinata webbii isolate HBS135686 ecotype San Diego chromosome 11, rElgMul1.1.pri, whole genome shotgun sequence genomic window:
- the CASC3 gene encoding protein CASC3 isoform X2 gives MADRRRQRASQDSSEDESDSPPGSAVPSPRGTHRLGLAGAGGGGGGGGGGGGGGIAGTESVEVAVTVGGSPADSECESEDGIEGDAVLSDYESAEDSEAEEGEYSEEETSKVDLKRDSNDTELTTKADKGDEKPESKGTVAGERQSGDGQESTEAVENKVGKKLPKHLDDDEDRKNPAYIPRKGLFFEHDLRGQTQEEEVRPKGRQRKLWKDEGRWEHDKFREDEQAPKSRQELIALYGYDIRSSHNPDDIKPRRVRKPRFGSPPQREPNWSNEWPTKPPRHQSLDSTPVPPRTFINRNSAGTGRMPPPRTFVRPSGYKETRPSYRAVDVSSQHAPRFSEQSKHENSYRARRSEPVAPRESSPEAEIPHIHNSPDKKEEVVSESQTIPADVLQPPPDRPVEKKSYSRARRSRNKVGETGKLADEVPLPSGLTPTPLKTAEVVPSPSPAKTGNWEVPVEASLDGLEQDMTQLNITEQNWNQGQPQFIQPQGIPNQMHIGAAPPPQFNRIEEMGVQGGRAKRYSSQRQRPVPEPAPPVHISIMEGHYYDTLQFQGPIYTHSENPAPLPPQGVIVQPEMHLPHPGLHPHQTPAPLANPGLYPPPVSMPPGQPPPPPPPQQLLAPTYFSPPPGVMNFGSPGYPYPPGALPPPPPPHLYPNTQAQSQVYGGVTYYNTVQQQVQPKPSPPRRTSQPVTIKPPPPEDSRNEKSKERSNT, from the exons ATGGCGGATCGTAGGAGGCAGCGCGCTTCACAAGACAGCAGCGAGGATGAGTCCGATTCGCCGCCTGGAAGCGCAGTTCCTTCCCCGCGCGGCACCCACCGCCTTGGCCTGGCCGgggcgggaggcggcggcggcggcggcggcggcggtggtggtggtggtatcgcCGGTACTGAAAGTGTGGAGGTGGCGGTGACCGTGGGAGGTAGCCCGGCCGACTCGGAGTGT gaGAGTGAAGATGGCATAGAAGGAGATG CTGTTCTTTCCGACTATGAAAGTGCTGAGGACTCTGAG GCTGAGGAGGGAGAATACAGTGAGGAGGAAACATCCAAAGTGGATCTGAAGCGAGATAGTAATGATACTGAGTTGACAACAAAAGCAGACAAAGGGGATGAAAAGCCAGAATCCAAAGGCACCGTGGCAGGCGAGAGACAGAGCGGGGATGGGCAA GAGAGCACTGAAGCAGTTGAGAACAAGGTTGGCAAAAAACTTCCTAAGCAccttgatgatgatgaggatCGGAAGAACCCTGCATACATACCTCGCAAAGGTCTTTTCTTTGAGCACGATCTTCGTGGGCAGACCCAGGAAGAGGAAGTCCG GCCTAAGGGTCGCCAGCGTAAGCTGTGGAAAGATGAAGGGCGGTGGGAGCATGACAAGTTCCGGGAAGATgagcaagcaccaaaaagcaggcaGGAACTGATTGCTCTTTATGGATATGATATCCGCTCATCACACAACCCTGATGACATCAAGCCCAGGAGGGTGCGCAAGCCAAG ATTTGGTAGTCCACCACAAAGAGAGCCAAACTGGTCCAATGAATGGCCAACTAAGCCTCCACGTCACCAGAGCCTAGACAGTACTCCTGTGCCGCCCCGGACATTCATCAACCGCAACTCAGCAGGGACAGGGCGGATGCCTCCACCAAGGACTTTCGTGAGGCCCAGCGGCTATAAAGAGACCCGCCCGAGCTATCGTGCTGTGGACGTGAGCAGTCAGCATGCACCTCGCTTCAGCGAGCAGTCGAAGCATGAGAACAGTTACCGGGCCAGGCGCTCAGAGCCTGTTGCACCACGAGAGTCTTCTCCAGAGGCAGAAATCCCACATATCCACAACAGCCCTGATAAAAAGGAAGAGGTGGTTTCAGAAAGCCAAACAATTCCTGCTGATGTTCTGCAGCCACCACCAGATAGGCCCGTGGAAAAGAAGTCCTATTCTCGGGCAAGGAGGAGTCGGAACAAAGTGGGGGAGacagggaaattggcagatgaaGTCCCACTTCCGTCGGGGTTGACTCCTACACCACTGAAAACTGCAGAGGTTGTACCGTCCCCGTCACCAGCAAAGACTGGTAACTGGGAGGTGCCTGTCGAAGCCAGTCTAGATGGTCTTGAGCAAGACATGACCCAGTTAAATATAACAGAACAGAACTGGAACCAAGGGCAGCCCCAGTTCATACAACCTCAGG GTATTCCCAATCAGATGCACATTGGAGCAGCCCCACCCCCTCAGTTCAACAGGATAGAAGAGATG GGAGTTCAGGGTGGCCGTGCAAAGCGTTACTCGTCACAGCGTCAGAGGCCTGTCCCAGAGCCTGCTCCACCAGTGCACATAAGCATAATGGAAGGACACTACTACGACACAC TACAGTTCCAGGGACCCATCTACACTCATAGTGAGAATCCTGCCCCTTTGCCTCCCCAAGGGGTGATTGTTCAGCCAGAAATGCATCTCCCCCATCCAG GCTTACATCCACACCAGACACCTGCTCCTTTGGCTAATCCTGGTTTGTATCCTCCTCCGGTCTCAATGCCCCCTGGacagccaccgccgccgccgccaccccaaCAGCTGCTAGCACCAACCtacttctcccctcctcctggaGTGATGAATTTCGGCAGTCCCGGTTACCCCTACCCTCCAGGAGCGCTTCcgccacccccacctccccacctctATCCCAACACTCAA GCCCAGTCTCAGGTGTACGGAGGGGTCACCTATTACAACACAGTCCAGCAGCAAGTGCAGCCAAAACCTTCACCTCCCCGAAGAACATCCCAGCCAGTCACCATCAAGCCTCCACCGCCTGAG GACAGCAGAAATGAAAAATCCAAAGAAAGGAGCAACACTTAA
- the CASC3 gene encoding protein CASC3 isoform X1, which yields MADRRRQRASQDSSEDESDSPPGSAVPSPRGTHRLGLAGAGGGGGGGGGGGGGGIAGTESVEVAVTVGGSPADSECESEDGIEGDAVLSDYESAEDSEAEEGEYSEEETSKVDLKRDSNDTELTTKADKGDEKPESKGTVAGERQSGDGQESTEAVENKVGKKLPKHLDDDEDRKNPAYIPRKGLFFEHDLRGQTQEEEVRPKGRQRKLWKDEGRWEHDKFREDEQAPKSRQELIALYGYDIRSSHNPDDIKPRRVRKPRFGSPPQREPNWSNEWPTKPPRHQSLDSTPVPPRTFINRNSAGTGRMPPPRTFVRPSGYKETRPSYRAVDVSSQHAPRFSEQSKHENSYRARRSEPVAPRESSPEAEIPHIHNSPDKKEEVVSESQTIPADVLQPPPDRPVEKKSYSRARRSRNKVGETGKLADEVPLPSGLTPTPLKTAEVVPSPSPAKTGNWEVPVEASLDGLEQDMTQLNITEQNWNQGQPQFIQPQGIPNQMHIGAAPPPQFNRIEEMGVQGGRAKRYSSQRQRPVPEPAPPVHISIMEGHYYDTLQFQGPIYTHSENPAPLPPQGVIVQPEMHLPHPGLHPHQTPAPLANPGLYPPPVSMPPGQPPPPPPPQQLLAPTYFSPPPGVMNFGSPGYPYPPGALPPPPPPHLYPNTQAQSQVYGGVTYYNTVQQQVQPKPSPPRRTSQPVTIKPPPPEVVNRAPVNISKRF from the exons ATGGCGGATCGTAGGAGGCAGCGCGCTTCACAAGACAGCAGCGAGGATGAGTCCGATTCGCCGCCTGGAAGCGCAGTTCCTTCCCCGCGCGGCACCCACCGCCTTGGCCTGGCCGgggcgggaggcggcggcggcggcggcggcggcggtggtggtggtggtatcgcCGGTACTGAAAGTGTGGAGGTGGCGGTGACCGTGGGAGGTAGCCCGGCCGACTCGGAGTGT gaGAGTGAAGATGGCATAGAAGGAGATG CTGTTCTTTCCGACTATGAAAGTGCTGAGGACTCTGAG GCTGAGGAGGGAGAATACAGTGAGGAGGAAACATCCAAAGTGGATCTGAAGCGAGATAGTAATGATACTGAGTTGACAACAAAAGCAGACAAAGGGGATGAAAAGCCAGAATCCAAAGGCACCGTGGCAGGCGAGAGACAGAGCGGGGATGGGCAA GAGAGCACTGAAGCAGTTGAGAACAAGGTTGGCAAAAAACTTCCTAAGCAccttgatgatgatgaggatCGGAAGAACCCTGCATACATACCTCGCAAAGGTCTTTTCTTTGAGCACGATCTTCGTGGGCAGACCCAGGAAGAGGAAGTCCG GCCTAAGGGTCGCCAGCGTAAGCTGTGGAAAGATGAAGGGCGGTGGGAGCATGACAAGTTCCGGGAAGATgagcaagcaccaaaaagcaggcaGGAACTGATTGCTCTTTATGGATATGATATCCGCTCATCACACAACCCTGATGACATCAAGCCCAGGAGGGTGCGCAAGCCAAG ATTTGGTAGTCCACCACAAAGAGAGCCAAACTGGTCCAATGAATGGCCAACTAAGCCTCCACGTCACCAGAGCCTAGACAGTACTCCTGTGCCGCCCCGGACATTCATCAACCGCAACTCAGCAGGGACAGGGCGGATGCCTCCACCAAGGACTTTCGTGAGGCCCAGCGGCTATAAAGAGACCCGCCCGAGCTATCGTGCTGTGGACGTGAGCAGTCAGCATGCACCTCGCTTCAGCGAGCAGTCGAAGCATGAGAACAGTTACCGGGCCAGGCGCTCAGAGCCTGTTGCACCACGAGAGTCTTCTCCAGAGGCAGAAATCCCACATATCCACAACAGCCCTGATAAAAAGGAAGAGGTGGTTTCAGAAAGCCAAACAATTCCTGCTGATGTTCTGCAGCCACCACCAGATAGGCCCGTGGAAAAGAAGTCCTATTCTCGGGCAAGGAGGAGTCGGAACAAAGTGGGGGAGacagggaaattggcagatgaaGTCCCACTTCCGTCGGGGTTGACTCCTACACCACTGAAAACTGCAGAGGTTGTACCGTCCCCGTCACCAGCAAAGACTGGTAACTGGGAGGTGCCTGTCGAAGCCAGTCTAGATGGTCTTGAGCAAGACATGACCCAGTTAAATATAACAGAACAGAACTGGAACCAAGGGCAGCCCCAGTTCATACAACCTCAGG GTATTCCCAATCAGATGCACATTGGAGCAGCCCCACCCCCTCAGTTCAACAGGATAGAAGAGATG GGAGTTCAGGGTGGCCGTGCAAAGCGTTACTCGTCACAGCGTCAGAGGCCTGTCCCAGAGCCTGCTCCACCAGTGCACATAAGCATAATGGAAGGACACTACTACGACACAC TACAGTTCCAGGGACCCATCTACACTCATAGTGAGAATCCTGCCCCTTTGCCTCCCCAAGGGGTGATTGTTCAGCCAGAAATGCATCTCCCCCATCCAG GCTTACATCCACACCAGACACCTGCTCCTTTGGCTAATCCTGGTTTGTATCCTCCTCCGGTCTCAATGCCCCCTGGacagccaccgccgccgccgccaccccaaCAGCTGCTAGCACCAACCtacttctcccctcctcctggaGTGATGAATTTCGGCAGTCCCGGTTACCCCTACCCTCCAGGAGCGCTTCcgccacccccacctccccacctctATCCCAACACTCAA GCCCAGTCTCAGGTGTACGGAGGGGTCACCTATTACAACACAGTCCAGCAGCAAGTGCAGCCAAAACCTTCACCTCCCCGAAGAACATCCCAGCCAGTCACCATCAAGCCTCCACCGCCTGAG GTTGTAAACAGGGCTCCAGTTAACATTTCTAAACGCTTTTGA
- the CASC3 gene encoding protein CASC3 isoform X3 encodes MADRRRQRASQDSSEDESDSPPGSAVPSPRGTHRLGLAGAGGGGGGGGGGGGGGIAGTESVEVAVTVGGSPADSECESEDGIEGDAVLSDYESAEDSEAEEGEYSEEETSKVDLKRDSNDTELTTKADKGDEKPESKGTVAGERQSGDGQESTEAVENKVGKKLPKHLDDDEDRKNPAYIPRKGLFFEHDLRGQTQEEEVRPKGRQRKLWKDEGRWEHDKFREDEQAPKSRQELIALYGYDIRSSHNPDDIKPRRVRKPRFGSPPQREPNWSNEWPTKPPRHQSLDSTPVPPRTFINRNSAGTGRMPPPRTFVRPSGYKETRPSYRAVDVSSQHAPRFSEQSKHENSYRARRSEPVAPRESSPEAEIPHIHNSPDKKEEVVSESQTIPADVLQPPPDRPVEKKSYSRARRSRNKVGETGKLADEVPLPSGLTPTPLKTAEVVPSPSPAKTGNWEVPVEASLDGLEQDMTQLNITEQNWNQGQPQFIQPQGIPNQMHIGAAPPPQFNRIEEMGVQGGRAKRYSSQRQRPVPEPAPPVHISIMEGHYYDTLQFQGPIYTHSENPAPLPPQGVIVQPEMHLPHPGLHPHQTPAPLANPGLYPPPVSMPPGQPPPPPPPQQLLAPTYFSPPPGVMNFGSPGYPYPPGALPPPPPPHLYPNTQAQSQVYGGVTYYNTVQQQVQPKPSPPRRTSQPVTIKPPPPEILVAGCKQGSS; translated from the exons ATGGCGGATCGTAGGAGGCAGCGCGCTTCACAAGACAGCAGCGAGGATGAGTCCGATTCGCCGCCTGGAAGCGCAGTTCCTTCCCCGCGCGGCACCCACCGCCTTGGCCTGGCCGgggcgggaggcggcggcggcggcggcggcggcggtggtggtggtggtatcgcCGGTACTGAAAGTGTGGAGGTGGCGGTGACCGTGGGAGGTAGCCCGGCCGACTCGGAGTGT gaGAGTGAAGATGGCATAGAAGGAGATG CTGTTCTTTCCGACTATGAAAGTGCTGAGGACTCTGAG GCTGAGGAGGGAGAATACAGTGAGGAGGAAACATCCAAAGTGGATCTGAAGCGAGATAGTAATGATACTGAGTTGACAACAAAAGCAGACAAAGGGGATGAAAAGCCAGAATCCAAAGGCACCGTGGCAGGCGAGAGACAGAGCGGGGATGGGCAA GAGAGCACTGAAGCAGTTGAGAACAAGGTTGGCAAAAAACTTCCTAAGCAccttgatgatgatgaggatCGGAAGAACCCTGCATACATACCTCGCAAAGGTCTTTTCTTTGAGCACGATCTTCGTGGGCAGACCCAGGAAGAGGAAGTCCG GCCTAAGGGTCGCCAGCGTAAGCTGTGGAAAGATGAAGGGCGGTGGGAGCATGACAAGTTCCGGGAAGATgagcaagcaccaaaaagcaggcaGGAACTGATTGCTCTTTATGGATATGATATCCGCTCATCACACAACCCTGATGACATCAAGCCCAGGAGGGTGCGCAAGCCAAG ATTTGGTAGTCCACCACAAAGAGAGCCAAACTGGTCCAATGAATGGCCAACTAAGCCTCCACGTCACCAGAGCCTAGACAGTACTCCTGTGCCGCCCCGGACATTCATCAACCGCAACTCAGCAGGGACAGGGCGGATGCCTCCACCAAGGACTTTCGTGAGGCCCAGCGGCTATAAAGAGACCCGCCCGAGCTATCGTGCTGTGGACGTGAGCAGTCAGCATGCACCTCGCTTCAGCGAGCAGTCGAAGCATGAGAACAGTTACCGGGCCAGGCGCTCAGAGCCTGTTGCACCACGAGAGTCTTCTCCAGAGGCAGAAATCCCACATATCCACAACAGCCCTGATAAAAAGGAAGAGGTGGTTTCAGAAAGCCAAACAATTCCTGCTGATGTTCTGCAGCCACCACCAGATAGGCCCGTGGAAAAGAAGTCCTATTCTCGGGCAAGGAGGAGTCGGAACAAAGTGGGGGAGacagggaaattggcagatgaaGTCCCACTTCCGTCGGGGTTGACTCCTACACCACTGAAAACTGCAGAGGTTGTACCGTCCCCGTCACCAGCAAAGACTGGTAACTGGGAGGTGCCTGTCGAAGCCAGTCTAGATGGTCTTGAGCAAGACATGACCCAGTTAAATATAACAGAACAGAACTGGAACCAAGGGCAGCCCCAGTTCATACAACCTCAGG GTATTCCCAATCAGATGCACATTGGAGCAGCCCCACCCCCTCAGTTCAACAGGATAGAAGAGATG GGAGTTCAGGGTGGCCGTGCAAAGCGTTACTCGTCACAGCGTCAGAGGCCTGTCCCAGAGCCTGCTCCACCAGTGCACATAAGCATAATGGAAGGACACTACTACGACACAC TACAGTTCCAGGGACCCATCTACACTCATAGTGAGAATCCTGCCCCTTTGCCTCCCCAAGGGGTGATTGTTCAGCCAGAAATGCATCTCCCCCATCCAG GCTTACATCCACACCAGACACCTGCTCCTTTGGCTAATCCTGGTTTGTATCCTCCTCCGGTCTCAATGCCCCCTGGacagccaccgccgccgccgccaccccaaCAGCTGCTAGCACCAACCtacttctcccctcctcctggaGTGATGAATTTCGGCAGTCCCGGTTACCCCTACCCTCCAGGAGCGCTTCcgccacccccacctccccacctctATCCCAACACTCAA GCCCAGTCTCAGGTGTACGGAGGGGTCACCTATTACAACACAGTCCAGCAGCAAGTGCAGCCAAAACCTTCACCTCCCCGAAGAACATCCCAGCCAGTCACCATCAAGCCTCCACCGCCTGAG ATTCTCGTTGCAGGTTGTAAACAGGGCTCCAGTTAA